From one Lycium ferocissimum isolate CSIRO_LF1 chromosome 5, AGI_CSIRO_Lferr_CH_V1, whole genome shotgun sequence genomic stretch:
- the LOC132057681 gene encoding uncharacterized protein LOC132057681 codes for MLIDGDAVVERFIGIVHVRNTSALCLKEAIVNYLAQHSLSLSNIRGQCYDGASNMQGRLSGLKILIQQESRSAHAIHCFAHQLQLTLVGVSKKCLPVGELVLLVSNVLNVVGGSFKRMDELRESQAEKVQEALDMGEVESGKGLNRKLGLARAVIRVGVHTTNHLRTSTSNDRFNEERTDLLIGVACLNPVDSFSSFDINKILRMAELYPDDFGEDIMVTLKNQLETYIVDVRDVDERFSNLKGLGDLSKELDKAKKHLNYPLVFRLVKFYCSYRSPPLRLKELFGDEVDKKSELRNRMDDDFMSGCMLTCQRRAALLLSLLDPAQTLALNNL; via the exons ATGTTGATAGATGGGGATGCTGTGGTGGAACGCTTTATTGGGATTGTTCATGTTCGTAATACTAGTGCTCTATGTTTAAAAGAAGCAATTGTTAACTACCTTGCTCAACATTCTTTGAGTTTATCTAATATACGTGGACAATGCTATGATGGAGCAAGCAATATGCAAGGGCGTCTAAGTGGCcttaaaattttaattcaacAGGAAAGTAGATCAGCTCATGCGATTCATTGTTTTGCTCATCAACTTCAATTGACTCTTGTCGGGGTATCTAAAAAATGTCTTCCGGTTGGAGAACTTGTATTGTTGGTTTCTAATGTCTTAAATGTAGTGGGAGGTTCTTTTAAACGCATGGATGAACTTCGAGAATCTCAAGCAGAAAAAGTTCAAGAGGCACTAGATATGGGCGAGGTTGAAAGCGGTAAGGGCTTGAATCGAAAGCTTGGTCTTGCTAGAGCTGTGATACGCGTTGGGGTTCACACTACAAATCATTTAAGAACTTC AACTTCAAATGATCGTTTTAATGAGGAGAGAACGGATTTGCTTATTGGAGTTGCTTGCTTGAATCCAGTTGACTCATTTTCTAGTTTTGACATCAATAAAATATTGAGAATGGCTGAATTATATCCTGATGATTTTGGTGAAGATATAATGGTTACTCTTAAAAATCAGCTTGAGACTTATATTGTTGATGTCCGTGATGTTGATGAAAGGTTCTCCAACCTGAAAGGACTTGGTGATCTTTCTAAAGAGCTAGATAAGGCAAAGAAACATTTAAATTATCCCCTTGTGTTTCGCCTTGTAAAATTTTATTGCTCCTACCGGTCGCCACCGCTACGGTTGAAAGAGCTTTTCGGCGATGAAGTTGATAAAAAGAGTGAATTGCGAAATCGAATGGATGACGACTTCATGAGTGGTTGTATG CTGACATGCCAAAGGAGAGCTGCCCTGTTACTGTCTCTGCTTGATCCTGCACAGACTTTGGCTCTCAACAACTTGTAA